In Neisseria brasiliensis, the following proteins share a genomic window:
- the rapZ gene encoding RNase adapter RapZ, which yields MKIVLISGLSGSGKSVALKQLEDLGYYCVDNLPLELMPSLVSHHVARNEVDSLGVSVDIRSKIDIDQAEEQIQYLREQGHQVEVLFIEAEESVLVRRFSETRRGHPLSGHNLTLLESLREERAWLFPLRQMAYCIDTSKMNAQQLRYTVQQWLNIERHGLLVILESFGFKYGVPNNADFMFDMRSLPNPYYDPELRPFNGMDKEIQEYLDQQPLAQEMVNDIDQFINRWLPRMQQESRSYVTIGIGCTGGQHRSVYVVEKLADRLAGKYELMVRHRQAQNLAGH from the coding sequence ATGAAAATAGTATTAATTAGCGGCCTTTCCGGTTCGGGAAAATCTGTTGCCCTGAAACAACTGGAAGACTTAGGTTATTACTGCGTCGACAACCTGCCCTTAGAATTAATGCCCTCATTGGTGTCGCATCACGTTGCGCGCAATGAAGTGGATAGCTTGGGCGTGAGCGTCGATATCCGTTCCAAAATCGATATTGATCAAGCTGAAGAGCAAATCCAATATTTGCGCGAACAAGGCCATCAGGTTGAAGTGTTGTTTATCGAAGCGGAAGAGAGCGTGTTGGTACGCCGCTTTTCCGAAACCCGCCGCGGCCACCCATTGTCCGGTCACAATCTGACCCTGCTCGAAAGCCTGCGTGAAGAACGTGCATGGCTGTTCCCATTGCGTCAAATGGCCTATTGCATCGATACATCCAAGATGAACGCGCAACAATTGCGCTATACGGTGCAGCAATGGCTCAATATCGAGCGCCATGGTTTATTGGTGATTTTGGAATCGTTCGGTTTCAAATACGGTGTGCCGAACAATGCCGATTTTATGTTCGACATGCGCAGCCTGCCCAATCCATATTACGACCCTGAATTGCGCCCGTTTAACGGCATGGATAAAGAAATTCAAGAGTATCTTGACCAGCAGCCGCTGGCGCAAGAAATGGTCAACGACATCGATCAGTTCATTAACCGCTGGTTGCCGCGTATGCAGCAGGAAAGTCGCAGCTATGTGACGATTGGCATCGGCTGTACCGGTGGCCAACACCGTTCTGTGTATGTGGTGGAGAAACTGGCCGATCGTCTGGCTGGAAAATACGAATTAATGGTGCGCCACCGCCAAGCGCAAAACCTTGCCGGCCATTGA
- a CDS encoding protocatechuate 3,4-dioxygenase, translating to MTAKIMFPLCVALVLAACNTTVSPYRWHQTGMSESDVARQQRICISQANHDAKQGKQPKSLEQCMDEAGYYRYITGNM from the coding sequence ATGACTGCAAAAATCATGTTCCCATTATGCGTTGCGTTAGTGTTGGCAGCCTGTAACACCACCGTCAGTCCATACCGTTGGCATCAAACTGGTATGAGCGAAAGCGATGTTGCCCGCCAACAGCGTATCTGTATTTCACAAGCCAATCATGATGCCAAGCAAGGCAAGCAACCGAAATCGTTGGAACAATGTATGGATGAAGCCGGCTATTACCGCTACATTACCGGTAATATGTAA
- the scpB gene encoding SMC-Scp complex subunit ScpB: MNEKISPDALIEAALLTQVEPLSEKAMRELCVPPLSQDKLIDVLSNLKTRWQNRALQLVHTHEGWRFQIAQAAFERLGSLQEQRAPRYSRAVMETLAIIAYQQPVTRGDIEGIRGVAVSQNVMQTLQDRGWIEVIGHRDSVGRPSLWATTARFLSDLNLESLEELPPLTELGELVLPDLMDTPPTGDEEEEPVESAEHSGQLLN, encoded by the coding sequence ATGAACGAAAAAATTTCCCCTGATGCGCTGATTGAAGCAGCTTTACTGACACAAGTCGAGCCTTTAAGCGAAAAAGCGATGCGCGAATTGTGTGTGCCACCGTTGTCGCAGGATAAGTTGATTGATGTGTTGTCGAATTTGAAAACACGCTGGCAAAACCGTGCGCTGCAATTGGTGCACACACATGAAGGTTGGCGTTTTCAGATTGCGCAGGCGGCGTTTGAGCGATTGGGTAGTTTGCAAGAGCAGCGTGCGCCACGCTATTCGCGTGCGGTGATGGAAACGCTGGCGATTATTGCTTATCAGCAACCGGTGACGCGTGGCGACATTGAAGGCATCCGCGGTGTGGCGGTGTCGCAAAATGTGATGCAGACTTTACAGGATCGGGGCTGGATTGAAGTCATCGGGCATCGTGATTCAGTTGGCAGGCCATCGCTTTGGGCAACTACGGCGCGGTTTTTGAGCGATTTGAATTTGGAAAGTTTGGAAGAATTGCCGCCGCTGACGGAGCTGGGCGAGCTGGTGTTGCCGGATTTGATGGATACGCCGCCGACAGGTGATGAAGAGGAAGAGCCGGTAGAATCTGCCGAACATTCGGGGCAGTTGTTGAATTGA
- the ylqF gene encoding ribosome biogenesis GTPase YlqF produces MAIQWFPGHMNKAKKAIGERIKSVDMVIEMLDARLPASSENPLLAQLSRGKPKLKILNKQDLADPERTQVWLNHYNSQTDTQAIALDSSEKGAHAKITQACRKMMPNRGGLDKPLRVLICGIPNVGKSTLINGMIGKKSAKTGNEPGITKAEQRLFLADDFWLYDTPGMLWPKIIVEESGYNLAASGAVGRNALDEEEVALELLDYLRRHYLPLLQERYQADKDPSSHWDDVAWFEWIAKKRGSLLGGGRINYQKAAENILTDFRDGQIGRITLETPNQWEVWLKKARQKEAELKAMREARKAERKGHKPQESGE; encoded by the coding sequence ATGGCAATCCAATGGTTCCCCGGCCACATGAACAAGGCCAAAAAAGCCATCGGCGAACGCATCAAATCTGTCGATATGGTCATCGAAATGCTTGACGCGCGTTTGCCCGCTTCAAGCGAAAACCCTTTGTTGGCGCAATTGTCGCGCGGCAAGCCAAAACTAAAAATCCTGAACAAACAAGACCTTGCTGACCCAGAGCGCACACAAGTTTGGCTCAATCACTACAACAGCCAGACCGACACCCAAGCCATCGCACTCGATTCATCTGAAAAAGGTGCACATGCCAAAATTACCCAAGCATGCCGCAAAATGATGCCCAACCGTGGCGGTCTCGACAAACCTTTGCGTGTATTGATTTGTGGCATTCCCAATGTCGGCAAGTCCACCTTAATCAACGGCATGATCGGCAAAAAATCAGCCAAAACCGGCAACGAACCCGGCATCACCAAAGCCGAACAACGCCTGTTTCTCGCCGATGATTTTTGGTTATACGATACCCCCGGTATGCTGTGGCCTAAAATTATCGTTGAAGAATCCGGCTACAATTTGGCCGCCAGTGGCGCCGTTGGCCGCAATGCCTTGGATGAAGAAGAAGTCGCGCTCGAATTGCTGGACTACCTGCGCCGCCACTACCTGCCGCTTTTGCAAGAACGCTACCAAGCCGACAAAGACCCAAGCAGCCATTGGGACGATGTGGCATGGTTTGAATGGATTGCCAAAAAACGCGGTTCCTTACTCGGTGGCGGCCGCATCAATTACCAAAAAGCCGCTGAAAATATCCTGACTGATTTTCGCGACGGCCAAATCGGCCGCATCACCTTGGAAACGCCAAACCAATGGGAAGTATGGTTGAAAAAAGCCCGCCAAAAAGAAGCCGAGCTCAAGGCCATGCGTGAAGCGAGAAAAGCAGAGCGCAAAGGGCATAAGCCGCAGGAAAGTGGTGAGTAG